The genomic window AGCGTATTGGGCCGGCGACTATTTTTTAGAACGTCAGCGACAATATCAAAATCTTGTTCTTGGGTGATAAGGGTCGTTCGTTCGGGGTGTTTTTGGTTGAATTCGTGAATGATGAGATTATGGAGAGTAACGACGATGTGTTCGACAAGATTAGAATCCCGATCTTGAGTCGCCTTAAGCAGCTTGAGTAGGTCAGGGATGAGTTGAGTACGTTTGCGTTCTGCTATCTCAGAAACGTAAGCCATTTTGAACTCTGCTTCCAGTTGTGGATCATGGAGCATTTTTTTAGTTAACTCATCAAAACCTGCTTCTCCTGCTAGGTTGGTTTCCCAAATGATCGTCTGATGACGAATGGAATGGGTTGATGAGTTTTGGGCTTTGTTCAAAAGCTTATTCATGGCTTCTGCTAAGAAGGCTTGTCCGTAGAGGCTGTTAAAGGTTGCATCAACATAAAGGGAATTAATCGTTTGCATGATTTTAGCAATGGACTCTGGATTTTTGGCATAAGTAATCATAGTCAAAAGTTGTTTTTTGACGTTGTCCTGATTGCCCTCTCGAGCAACCTTTGGATTGCGTATGACATTTTCAAGATGAACTTGGGTATAAGTTGGATTGTCATAAGGCAAGTAAGCGCCATTATCGATGAAATAGCTACCATTGGTTGCATTGTGAAGGGCCGTAAAGGCAATGTTGACAACTTCTTGGGAAGGATCTTGCAGGGCAAGAAAGAGTTGTCCGCTGATGATAACCCATTCCTGATCAGTCAAAAATTTATTTTGATTGTTCGGCCATCGGCCTTGACTCAAGCAGAATAGCGTATAAGTTGCAAGAATTCTTATTTCATAATCCTTGTCTTGTGTGAGGGTTTTAGCATGATCCATCACTTGTTTTCTTTGGGACTCACTCATCTCATTAAAAGGTAAGGCATTCAAAAGCCGGACCGCAGCCGTTCGATACATCCGGCTGTACTTGGGGTCGGAATAGGTTAACGAGCTATGAATTAAAAGATCTGAGGAACTCTTTTTGGCACCAAGCTCAGTTCTAGCAATTCCCTTGAGAATAGAGTCAACCTGAGAGGGATGGGTTGCCATGAGTTGTTTCCAAGATTCTTGGAAATGAGAACCTACTCGGGGTAGCAATTCTGTAATCAGGGAGATCATTTCATCACTTAAGGAAGGTTTGTTGAATAAGGTGTCGAAGGTTCCTTGCAGAGTATTTAAGGCAATCCCTCTGTTGACACTCAAAAATTTAAGTGAAGTAATGGGAGCAGAATCATCGAATTTTTGAGCAGGGTCATGGATTGAAGCCAGGATTTTTTGAGCTACTGCCAAAAAATCAGGGTTTTGAGTTAACGTTGGTAGGGCTTTCGCGCCGCCTTTGAGAAAATAATAAGCGGTTTCTAAAAAGATGGGCCACACTTCCTTGGCTGCTTGGGGGTCGATCCTCTTTTGCCAGCTTAAAAATCGTGCTGCATATTGATGGGCATAAACTCCACGGAAGATTCGACTTTCTTTCGCAATCTTTTGTAACCCTTGAAGTAGTACGATTTGGAGTTTGGGGCTTAAGGTGTTTGATTCGTACCAAGCAAATAATTGATCGATCACGAAATTATTGTAGCCGTAACCCATGGGTGTTGGTTCTTTTTCAATATTTTTTGATTCCACCACTTGTAAATGATTTTCTACCAATCCTTCGATAATAGCGGTCTTGACTATTTCGTTGGTTGTCGCATCAAAAAGTGTTTTAAGAGTTTCAAGCGTGATTTTGGTGCCAGTGGCGTGAAGAGCAATGCCTTCAATCATGGCGATTCGAACGGCATTAGATTCAGATTGCCAAGCTTGAACCATGGCATAATCCGCCCGATGCCAGTCGTCGATAAAAGGTGGATTGCGACGATCAAGTTCTTCTTTGGGGATTACACCGATCCTTCCAGCGAGTTTCCAAAAAATCTTTTTTTCTTCTTCCGAAGAAAAATATTTCTTTTGTTTAAAGAGCTCGCGATTATTGAGATAAATATCCCACTTTTGTGCAGGGAGACCGGTTAAGTAATGAGCGCCCTTTAAAACTTGGGAGGCGTTATCTCCGTGGGTAAGATGATAGCAAGCAATGATTGTCTCAGGGCTGGACCGATCTAATTGGTCTAAAAAGACATCTTGTGGAACTCCTGAAATGGTTGCAAAGAAGTTAGCAATGCGCAGCTTTTCTTGTTGTTCATCAATCTGAATGTTGAGATGTTTAGCCAAGTCTTGTTTTAAGTCGCTAGGAGACTTGTAACCAACTTCAACCCCCGTGATTTTTCCACCCTCCATATAGATCATGGTTGGGAAAGCGATGCGTTCAGGAAGGATGCTTGGGCCATTTCGTGACCTACCGTCATATTCCCTTAATTTTGTGATAAGGGCAAGGCCTGCCTCGGTGCTACCATCGTGAATACGATAGAGGTTCAAATCTTCAGGGAGCGACGTTCTGCGGTTGTCAAATTCCTTTTCCATGCGTTTACAAACTTCACACCAAGGTGCCGTAATATCGAGGATGACTTTGCCTGCATGAGGTGAAAATAAATCTCCTAAGTTTTTCTGAGTGAGGGCAGGGATCGTTTGTCGATACGAAACAATGACGGGTGGTTGACTGAGTTTATATAAAGCCTGATTGTATTGATTCAACGATAAAGTAATGGCCTCTAACAAATCTGTTTTTTGATTACCGTTAAAATCAATCCCTTGTTCGATGGCTAAAATAACAAAGGGGGTCCATTCCCCAC from Deltaproteobacteria bacterium includes these protein-coding regions:
- a CDS encoding thioredoxin family protein; this encodes MNDYSGIRIQYSLAWLTQYANSIDQNLDGKLSEEEKQQASQLSQGSNNFTLEEIEGFNCIFASPLISNSIDNLTNENFAKIPDGSPEAICPQQIQLNPSTALENRIRLWKNVTGSESSVSKVTLNLPPHDEVYLLFINGDEEDRHIGNLHNMARLFAYLKVQPENMYLATSHPPSIQGIHSAPGTIEGIQNLLAQIAQAPGKQKLLLLYTTGHGSKDGERISLVLENHQTLDTQQFAEQIKQVVSTPEHSIDSIVSISDQCYSGVFPDYLVEKLPEFSIIAVAPNTEKETVICGEWTPFVILAIEQGIDFNGNQKTDLLEAITLSLNQYNQALYKLSQPPVIVSYRQTIPALTQKNLGDLFSPHAGKVILDITAPWCEVCKRMEKEFDNRRTSLPEDLNLYRIHDGSTEAGLALITKLREYDGRSRNGPSILPERIAFPTMIYMEGGKITGVEVGYKSPSDLKQDLAKHLNIQIDEQQEKLRIANFFATISGVPQDVFLDQLDRSSPETIIACYHLTHGDNASQVLKGAHYLTGLPAQKWDIYLNNRELFKQKKYFSSEEEKKIFWKLAGRIGVIPKEELDRRNPPFIDDWHRADYAMVQAWQSESNAVRIAMIEGIALHATGTKITLETLKTLFDATTNEIVKTAIIEGLVENHLQVVESKNIEKEPTPMGYGYNNFVIDQLFAWYESNTLSPKLQIVLLQGLQKIAKESRIFRGVYAHQYAARFLSWQKRIDPQAAKEVWPIFLETAYYFLKGGAKALPTLTQNPDFLAVAQKILASIHDPAQKFDDSAPITSLKFLSVNRGIALNTLQGTFDTLFNKPSLSDEMISLITELLPRVGSHFQESWKQLMATHPSQVDSILKGIARTELGAKKSSSDLLIHSSLTYSDPKYSRMYRTAAVRLLNALPFNEMSESQRKQVMDHAKTLTQDKDYEIRILATYTLFCLSQGRWPNNQNKFLTDQEWVIISGQLFLALQDPSQEVVNIAFTALHNATNGSYFIDNGAYLPYDNPTYTQVHLENVIRNPKVAREGNQDNVKKQLLTMITYAKNPESIAKIMQTINSLYVDATFNSLYGQAFLAEAMNKLLNKAQNSSTHSIRHQTIIWETNLAGEAGFDELTKKMLHDPQLEAEFKMAYVSEIAERKRTQLIPDLLKLLKATQDRDSNLVEHIVVTLHNLIIHEFNQKHPERTTLITQEQDFDIVADVLKNSRRPNTLDTCIWILKEAQNSKYHDLVWSFKESAFPDIRMAVPRYFEAFEMPDPRYVEAVRNKLITQPEHENTASQLIYLMKIGDWDFLAEHLEIFSQLDLENYRLLDDEIPLEIEIATLPDKIMASHLLQAFEGLNIIRHNEAALAAAWQLIGPPYDAK